GGTGCTCGAGATGGCCAGCAGACACACGGCCAGAAGGGCCACAGCAAAGCAAGCGAATCTGTTTGTCATCATTGTACGGCTGTCTCTCCTGCCAGATCTAAAAATAAACAAGACTTGGGGTTACGTTACACATATACAATGAATTTAAAGCTAAGCGACTCAGACATAGTTGTAGTACTTGGGTAAACATAATCAGAGACAATTAAAAATCGATTGCTGGGgaaacgacacgaaacggaAGTGAGACAGTAGACCAGGTTTTCCATTAAGTGATTCATTAACTGCTCAACGAAGCAGGCGACACAGACAGCAACCCACAGACACACAATCCACACCCAGTCGGCGCAGGAGCCATTCCGGCCCCCACTGCCATTCACATTGGACTCTATCCAATGAGAGCTAGTCTTACAGCAAAAGGGCGCTCCATTCCACCCACTCCCACAGTTGGGGAGCTCTCTCCATTCCTATAGCAAAAAGAGCGCCATTCCCTATGCTGCCCCCGTTTTTCCCACACAGCCAGAAAGTCATTTGCGTCGGCTTCTTGCTAACAGGAGCAATATGAACTGTTGTCTCTGCTCTTTTTTCGCATTGCTCAACtgcacttccacttccacttccacttcctgTCATCCAAGCCCCAGTCGGAGTCCCTTTCCCTGTTCTGCCTGCTCCTAAATGTCGTTGCCGGTGTTATGTTTACTGTTGCAAAAGTTTGTGATATCATCGTTGGGGCAGCCTTCGCTTCCCTTTGACAGTCGTGACAGCTCGGGGACAACTTGGGGGACAGCTCCGTCCCGTCCCGGACACACATCATTGCCCACGCAACAGGCTGGACAAATGAATTGACTCTCACTGAGAGATGCTGTTGACTTCTGACGGGTCTCACCTCTCATCGCATGGTCAGAATTCATTTGGATCATTTCCATCATTCAGGGTAAACATTTGTCATGGCCATGGATAAGCATCGCAGCTCGCTTTAAGTGGCCATACGTTCCATTGAGAGCTTGAGCAGAAGGAACACTATCATATCTGCCCATCAAAAACTAAGTGGCTTTAAGTAGCTAAAATTCCCACCTAGAAGAACCACCCTATTATCTACAATGTTTTGAAGCCTTTAAACATTTCAAACCTCAAAATTCATTAAGAATATGTAATCACAGATAAGATTGTAACCACAGATTGAAGCCAGCCTTCAGAAGTGCTCACTTTGCAGACATTTCTTCACAGAATTCTTGAGATATTCAAAATCGTTTCTTTATTGATTCGCTGGATCGCTGATGTTTAGGCAACTGGGGCAAAACCAATGCGGTTGTTTCCCAAATCGAATTCGGTGTAGTACTGGCCAATGAAGACATCGCCCAAGATCCAGAAATCAGTGCCCATGTACTCGAAGGCGGACATGCAGGTGCTGTCCGACTGGATGATGTAGGAGGCAGGGGTCAGGGTGAAGTCAGTACCGCCAATGTTGAAGGTCACATCGGGCAGGGAGCTGACAGTGGAGCAGTCCACATAACCATCATCATCGACATTCAGGAGATCGGTGAGTGTGATGTAGGCATCATAGGGAGCCACAATGAGAGAGGTGCCAGTGTCGGCGATGGCCTGACAATCGGCGCACAAGGAGTTTCCATCGGAGGAGGCGCTGGCCATGGTGAACTGCCAGTATCCTTGCTCGGAGATGGGCACATAGGTGAGGGCTCCGGTGTACAGGGAGGAGTCGGAGCCGCCGAAGATCAGCTCACCGCCATCGCTGGAGGAGCCGGCGCGGGCTAGATAGAAGGAGAACACGGACTGATCTACCAGGCCTTCGGAGACCATTTTGTAGAATACTGGAGCCACGCCATCGACGGCCAGAGACTCGTAGGCCATACCCAGGATACCATCGAAGTTGGCATTATTGAAGTTCGTGCCCGGTTCGTTGGTCGACTCGGCAAAGGTCTGGCCAGTGACCTTCAGTCCGTTCACGTCGACGGTGTCCTCGGAGAGGTAGCCGGTGAGGCTGCCAGTGCCGTACTGGATGGAGAAGGATTCGCCATTGGCCACATAGGTGGTGCTGGCACTGGAGTTGTACTGGTTGTGGGTCAGGCACGCGTCGCTCTGGCAGGTGTTCGATGGAACCCACAGGTTGGATGAGCCTGAATCGAACAGCACCTTGAAGCTCTGGGCTGGAGTACCGATGGTGATAGCACCATAGTAGGCCATGTTCATCGAGTTGGAGAGGGTTTCCTCGTTGATATCACGGGGCTGGGGCAGCTGGTACTTGGTGCGCAGGTACGACTTCTCGGCCAGCACATTCTGGCGCGTCTTCACGAAGTTCTGCTCCTTGAGGACGGGCACGCGGTGCAGCTCGGCACTGGCCACTGCCACCAGCACCACGATCAGAGCGAGGG
The sequence above is a segment of the Drosophila miranda strain MSH22 chromosome 4, D.miranda_PacBio2.1, whole genome shotgun sequence genome. Coding sequences within it:
- the LOC108162717 gene encoding lysosomal aspartic protease, whose translation is MMMMKSLALIVVLVAVASAELHRVPVLKEQNFVKTRQNVLAEKSYLRTKYQLPQPRDINEETLSNSMNMAYYGAITIGTPAQSFKVLFDSGSSNLWVPSNTCQSDACLTHNQYNSSASTTYVANGESFSIQYGTGSLTGYLSEDTVDVNGLKVTGQTFAESTNEPGTNFNNANFDGILGMAYESLAVDGVAPVFYKMVSEGLVDQSVFSFYLARAGSSSDGGELIFGGSDSSLYTGALTYVPISEQGYWQFTMASASSDGNSLCADCQAIADTGTSLIVAPYDAYITLTDLLNVDDDGYVDCSTVSSLPDVTFNIGGTDFTLTPASYIIQSDSTCMSAFEYMGTDFWILGDVFIGQYYTEFDLGNNRIGFAPVA